One region of Cucurbita pepo subsp. pepo cultivar mu-cu-16 chromosome LG03, ASM280686v2, whole genome shotgun sequence genomic DNA includes:
- the LOC111791728 gene encoding cytochrome P450 94A1-like: MEVCVGTILFITFFSVFFYLRKSRSHEGFRLYPVVGVLPLFLLNRHRFLDWTTEVLRNSRNNTAVFRRPGGITGVMTGNPDVVEHILKTQFENYSKGERLVSLMEDFLGSGIFNSDGEIWRIQRKMASYEFSTKSLRNFVTENVVIEIQTKLIPLLEKASETEQILDFQDVFERFAFDNVCKLSFNFDPGCLGGDATSATEFMLAFETAATLISGRFRYAIPKWYKIKKFFNLGSERTLKKSISIVHKFVDNIIRSRMEEKTTENKDDKDLLSRFMADKQNSPKFLRDIAISFILAGRDTTSSALTWFFWIISTRPDIKQKILKELKTIRSKTSNQIGETFHIDELRDMHYLQATLSETLRLYPPVPVDPKACRGDDVLPDGTVVGKNWFVMYHAYAMGRMESIWGKNCEEFWPERWLENGVCRGESPFRFPIFHAGPRTCVGKDMAYVQMKAIVAAVMERFEVIIMKKETPKHYQSLTLRMENGLQVMVEKRSI, from the exons ATGGAGGTCTGTGTTGGGACTATTTTGTTCATCacttttttctctgttttcttttaccttcGAAAATCACGAAGCCATGAAGGTTTTAGACTCTACCCTGTTGTCGGAGTTCTGCCGCTGTTCTTATTGAACCGGCACCGTTTTCTGGACTGGACGACGGAGGTCCTCCGCAACAGTCGGAACAACACGGCGGTATTCCGCCGGCCAGGGGGTATCACCGGCGTCATGACGGGAAACCCAGATGTGGTGGAGCATATACTGAAGACCCAGTTTGAGAACTACTCGAAAGGGGAACGATTGGTTTCGCTTATGGAGGATTTTTTGGGGTCTGGAATTTTCAACTCCGACGGCGAAATTTGGAGGATTCAACGGAAAATGGCGAGTTATGAATTCAGCACCAAATCGCTGAGAAATTTCGTCACGGAAAATGTTGTAATTGAGATTCAAACGAAGCTGATTCCTCTGTTGGAAAAGGCTTCTGAAACAGAGCAGATTTTGGATTTTCAAGACGTTTTTGAACGATTTGCGTTTGATAATGTCTGTAAATTATCGTTCAATTTCGACCCTGGTTGTCTCGGCGGCGATGCAACTTCCGCCACCGAGTTCATGCTCGCTTTTGAGACCGCCGCCACTCTAATTTCCGGCag ATTTAGGTATGCAATTCCTAAATGGTACAAGATCAagaaatttttcaatttgggATCAGAGAGAACCCTGAAGAAATCCATATCGatagttcataaatttgtaGACAACATCATACGCTCaagaatggaagagaaaacGACCGAAAACAAGGATGACAAAGATTTATTATCTCGGTTCATGGCCGACAAACAAAATTCCCCAAAATTCCTCCGAGACATAGCCATAAGCTTCATCCTCGCCGGTCGAGACACCACTTCTTCAGCTCTAACATGGTTCTTTTGGATCATATCCACCCGACCAGACATCAAACAAAAGATCCTTAAAGAACTCAAAACCATCAGGTCTAAAACTAGTAACCAAATCGGAGAAACCTTCCACATCGACGAACTCCGGGACATGCATTATCTCCAAGCAACATTGTCGGAGACACTCCGGTTATACCCACCGGTGCCGGTGGACCCAAAAGCTTGTCGAGGCGACGATGTCCTACCGGACGGGACGGTTGTCGGGAAGAATTGGTTTGTGATGTACCATGCATATGCAATGGGGAGAATGGAGAGCATTTGGGGGAAGAATTGTGAGGAGTTTTGGCCGGAAAGGTGGCTGGAAAATGGGGTTTGTAGGGGTGAGAGCCCTTTTAGGTTCCCTATATTCCATGCAGGGCCGAGGACGTGCGTGGGGAAAGACATGGCTTATGTTCAGATGAAGGCCATAGTTGCAGCTGTGATGGAGAGGTTTGAGGTCATAATCATGAAGAAGGAGACTCCAAAGCATTATCAGTCATTGACTTTGAGGATGGAGAACGGGTTGCAAGTTATGGTCGAAAAGAGGTCAATATAA